A genomic window from Paenibacillus sp. FSL K6-0276 includes:
- a CDS encoding bifunctional metallophosphatase/5'-nucleotidase yields MLLTGHQHDRFVRREGKTLMLQPGSHGTDIGEVTLTFLTGEDSKEMVSEGRITDITGQVESAEVVAEVLKIRDRAEAGLGKVLCLCDSRLQLHDWHDLTCSEHPIVEWMHRVQLKESRAQLSAVAYAGEKQLKLSSGQLTRGDIQRIFPYMDSLSVFQIKGAELLSALEVSASWYDEKSQEPHADWLKPQLLLYQFIMFEGVQYTIDLSRPIGSRLRACHYQGQAVRHADSFTIVMTDYLAGQASRYPMLRRMKRQYGIEEPLARLLESNAGSQRMLRIDYTSNWEIIGGNVDVDSRNEEEAQGGGL; encoded by the coding sequence GTGCTGCTGACGGGCCATCAGCATGACCGCTTTGTTCGGCGGGAGGGGAAGACGCTGATGCTTCAGCCTGGCTCGCACGGTACCGATATAGGGGAAGTTACGCTTACATTTTTGACTGGGGAAGATTCGAAAGAGATGGTGTCGGAAGGACGGATTACGGATATAACCGGGCAAGTGGAGTCTGCAGAGGTAGTGGCAGAAGTGCTAAAGATCCGCGACAGAGCGGAAGCAGGGCTTGGCAAGGTGTTATGTCTGTGCGATTCGCGCTTGCAGCTCCATGATTGGCACGACTTGACGTGCAGCGAGCATCCCATTGTGGAGTGGATGCACCGGGTGCAGTTGAAGGAGAGCCGCGCGCAGCTGTCTGCTGTAGCCTATGCGGGCGAGAAGCAGTTGAAGCTTTCATCGGGACAATTGACGCGAGGGGACATCCAGCGGATATTTCCGTATATGGATTCTCTCAGCGTGTTTCAAATAAAGGGCGCGGAGCTGCTCTCCGCTCTGGAAGTCAGCGCCTCCTGGTATGATGAGAAATCGCAGGAGCCGCACGCCGATTGGCTTAAGCCGCAGCTTCTGCTGTACCAGTTCATCATGTTTGAAGGCGTTCAGTACACGATCGATTTATCGCGGCCCATTGGATCGCGTCTTCGTGCATGTCACTATCAGGGACAAGCGGTGCGGCATGCCGATTCCTTTACGATTGTGATGACCGACTACTTGGCTGGGCAGGCTTCCCGGTATCCCATGCTTCGTAGAATGAAGAGGCAATACGGGATTGAGGAGCCGCTTGCTCGGCTGTTGGAGAGTAACGCCGGCTCACAGCGCATGCTGCGGATCGATTATACGTCAAACTGGGAGATTATAGGGGGGAATGTGGATGTCGATTCACGTAACGAGGAAGAAGCCCAAGGCGGCGGCCTTTGA
- a CDS encoding ABC transporter substrate-binding protein: MKKRIGLNVMMVVALMWLLVGCGQGNADSGNNAAPSASPAGTEASSNKEDKTEKAVEIKFMHVFGGTQGEAIKEMVDRYNASQNKVIVKAEQTQGFYDGLLEKLQTLAVSKQLPEVAIGSYANGEFMSTRMPIRPMHTFIEKEGYSTEDYTAQMLKLGQDADGKQQSLPFLVSTPLIYVNLDHFEKAGIPVVEQPESWKQVRGWAKQLAAAAPDRGGVYFQMDFDTWMFQTLLETKGGSYASVKDKDVQFNDEAGKEVLRYWLDMMQKDKSIPMMNGTQAAEAFQSGDLSMLVATTGNLANLSKNSSFKLGIMLLPTWEGEQTPRRLPAGGAGLYVFQGSEEKEAAAWDFVKYATSPESSSLLAQNMGYMTVRNSAREELMADYLKENPKAAATYKQAQDIVPWFNWPGDAGTRATRTLLDHIQGSFSGDMTGDEALDKAAAEIKKILGW, translated from the coding sequence ATGAAAAAACGTATCGGCTTGAATGTAATGATGGTAGTAGCGTTAATGTGGCTTTTGGTTGGCTGCGGACAAGGGAACGCCGATTCTGGGAACAATGCGGCTCCTTCGGCTTCGCCGGCAGGAACAGAAGCCTCTTCTAATAAAGAGGACAAGACGGAGAAAGCGGTAGAGATCAAATTTATGCATGTATTTGGCGGAACGCAGGGCGAGGCGATTAAAGAAATGGTGGATCGTTATAACGCTTCCCAGAACAAGGTCATTGTAAAGGCCGAGCAGACGCAGGGCTTCTATGACGGACTGCTGGAGAAGCTTCAAACGCTGGCGGTGTCCAAGCAGCTTCCAGAGGTCGCGATTGGCAGCTACGCAAACGGGGAGTTTATGTCCACCCGGATGCCAATCCGCCCGATGCATACCTTTATTGAAAAGGAAGGGTATTCGACCGAAGACTACACGGCTCAGATGCTTAAGCTAGGACAAGACGCGGATGGCAAACAGCAGTCTCTGCCGTTTCTCGTCAGTACGCCTTTGATTTATGTCAACCTGGATCACTTTGAGAAAGCGGGTATTCCGGTTGTGGAGCAGCCTGAAAGCTGGAAGCAGGTACGCGGCTGGGCGAAGCAGCTTGCGGCGGCGGCGCCAGACCGCGGCGGAGTCTACTTCCAGATGGACTTTGATACATGGATGTTCCAGACACTTCTTGAAACCAAAGGCGGAAGCTACGCATCCGTTAAGGATAAGGATGTTCAGTTCAATGACGAGGCCGGCAAAGAAGTTCTTCGTTACTGGCTGGATATGATGCAAAAGGATAAGTCGATTCCGATGATGAACGGCACGCAAGCGGCGGAAGCTTTCCAAAGCGGCGACCTATCCATGCTGGTAGCTACTACGGGCAATTTAGCGAATTTGTCGAAGAACTCTTCCTTCAAACTGGGCATTATGCTGCTTCCAACTTGGGAGGGTGAACAAACGCCTCGCCGCTTGCCTGCTGGCGGAGCGGGACTGTATGTGTTCCAAGGCAGCGAAGAGAAGGAAGCCGCGGCATGGGACTTCGTGAAGTACGCGACTTCGCCGGAAAGCTCGTCTCTGCTGGCGCAGAATATGGGGTATATGACCGTGCGCAATAGCGCTCGCGAAGAGCTGATGGCCGATTACTTGAAGGAAAACCCGAAGGCGGCCGCTACTTATAAGCAAGCGCAAGATATTGTGCCATGGTTCAACTGGCCGGGCGATGCGGGCACACGCGCGACGCGGACCTTGCTTGATCATATTCAGGGCTCTTTCTCCGGCGACATGACTGGCGATGAAGCGCTCGATAAGGCCGCCGCCGAAATCAAAAAGATACTGGGGTGGTAA
- a CDS encoding HAD family hydrolase: protein MSIHVTRKKPKAAAFDMDGTLLRSDGTLSARTERALRAYSASGGIIIIATGRPPRLVLPLFPQLAVADYFIYNNGAVVVNTGGDWRVEQPISNDTAYRFHRHVLNHHSDGICIWEVADRWHANRPLYEEEKAYFLGPADQLDPIILSEQSIRELQPSKMLLPRVYDMDNLSETFQNELNVYRLSSAPCVEMAPRTISKASGVEGIALRHGLSSGEIGSFGDDYNDMAMFRYCGHSVAMYNAIPELASIATDTTTSNDEDGVAIKLEQWLQDSEG, encoded by the coding sequence ATGTCGATTCACGTAACGAGGAAGAAGCCCAAGGCGGCGGCCTTTGATATGGATGGGACGCTGCTGCGTTCGGACGGAACCTTGTCGGCGCGCACGGAGCGAGCGCTTCGAGCATACAGCGCTAGCGGCGGCATCATCATCATAGCGACTGGAAGACCACCGCGGCTGGTGCTCCCGTTATTTCCGCAATTGGCGGTAGCGGACTATTTCATCTATAACAATGGAGCAGTTGTGGTCAATACCGGGGGTGACTGGCGTGTAGAGCAGCCCATCTCTAACGATACAGCGTATCGGTTCCATCGGCATGTACTGAACCATCATTCGGATGGCATTTGTATATGGGAGGTGGCTGATCGCTGGCATGCCAACCGTCCGCTCTACGAGGAGGAAAAAGCTTATTTCCTAGGTCCCGCTGATCAATTGGACCCCATTATTTTATCGGAACAGTCCATTCGGGAGCTGCAGCCGTCCAAGATGCTTCTGCCTCGCGTCTATGATATGGATAATTTGTCCGAAACCTTCCAAAACGAGCTGAATGTATATAGGCTGTCCAGCGCGCCTTGTGTGGAGATGGCTCCAAGAACGATCAGCAAGGCGTCCGGCGTTGAAGGAATCGCGCTTAGGCATGGATTATCCAGCGGGGAGATCGGATCGTTCGGCGATGACTATAACGACATGGCGATGTTCCGATATTGCGGTCATTCGGTTGCTATGTACAACGCCATTCCTGAGCTGGCTTCCATTGCGACGGATACGACGACGAGCAACGACGAGGATGGCGTCGCGATAAAGCTGGAACAGTGGCTGCAGGATAGCGAAGGGTAA
- a CDS encoding sugar ABC transporter permease, producing the protein MRRIPWQPYLYLSPVLVLYAIFFVFPFFFSLYISFMEWDLLLDKKQFVGLSNYKEVLGKPLFWKVIGNTLLYMALTVPLSAALGLVYALAIERAGKLRSLYRVLFFVPVVVSVSVAGLVFSLMFSPQNGLINEWLGLFGIGEKAWLQDTQLAIYALAIVGVWMSFGYNVILYISGLKQLDNEVKEAAAIDGASGWQSFRHMTFPMLMPVHMFVWTITLLHSLQVFATVQIMTLGGPNNSTNVWAFFIWQEAFQFFNTGTASAAATILFVIVLGLTVIQVRWMQKRTQWV; encoded by the coding sequence ATGAGACGAATACCATGGCAGCCCTATTTGTATTTATCCCCCGTGTTAGTGCTTTACGCGATATTTTTTGTTTTCCCGTTTTTTTTCTCCCTCTATATCAGCTTTATGGAGTGGGATCTGCTGCTGGATAAGAAACAGTTTGTCGGCTTGAGCAACTATAAAGAGGTGCTTGGCAAGCCGTTGTTCTGGAAGGTGATCGGCAATACGCTGCTGTACATGGCGTTAACGGTGCCGCTGTCCGCAGCGCTCGGATTGGTATACGCGCTGGCTATTGAGCGGGCGGGCAAGCTGAGGTCCTTGTACCGGGTATTATTTTTTGTTCCGGTGGTTGTCAGCGTCTCGGTGGCGGGTCTAGTGTTCTCGCTCATGTTCTCGCCTCAGAACGGGTTGATCAACGAATGGCTTGGCCTATTCGGAATCGGTGAGAAGGCATGGCTTCAGGACACGCAGCTGGCAATATACGCGCTGGCTATTGTAGGGGTGTGGATGTCCTTTGGCTACAACGTCATCTTGTACATTTCCGGCTTGAAGCAATTGGATAACGAGGTGAAGGAAGCGGCGGCGATTGATGGAGCTAGCGGCTGGCAGTCCTTCCGCCATATGACGTTCCCGATGCTTATGCCGGTGCATATGTTCGTCTGGACGATCACACTACTTCATTCCTTGCAGGTGTTCGCCACAGTTCAAATTATGACGCTCGGAGGTCCCAACAATTCGACGAACGTCTGGGCTTTCTTCATATGGCAGGAGGCGTTCCAATTTTTTAACACGGGTACGGCGAGCGCGGCGGCGACGATCTTGTTTGTCATTGTGCTGGGATTGACCGTTATTCAGGTGCGCTGGATGCAGAAGCGCACACAATGGGTATAG
- a CDS encoding carbohydrate ABC transporter permease: MKLRNHLLLNVFLLLSVLVVLVPFIWMLTVSLSPSSDPFRRVAFLIPTSFSLEGYLQVFQQAPLARWFMNSVLLTSVLTAGQLMLGVLAAYAFARYRFRGRETLFFFVLCTMMIPPQAIMLPVYLVVNSFDWVNSYKGVIIPHIASAYAIFVLRQFFMAIPRELEEASRVDGCHSVQTLYHIYLRASVPTLFGVGLIQFVNNWNDYYWPFLILNDEMKMTLTVAIVQFRNDSYIEWVPTMAAATLSVLPVIGIYVLAQRYFTESSLQSGIK; the protein is encoded by the coding sequence TTGAAGTTACGAAATCATCTGTTGTTGAATGTATTTCTGCTGTTATCCGTACTGGTGGTGCTGGTGCCGTTCATCTGGATGCTGACGGTATCCTTGTCCCCAAGCTCCGATCCGTTCCGGCGCGTGGCGTTTCTCATTCCGACAAGCTTTAGTCTTGAGGGTTACCTGCAAGTGTTCCAGCAGGCGCCGTTAGCCCGCTGGTTTATGAACAGCGTGCTGTTGACGAGCGTATTGACGGCGGGTCAGTTGATGCTCGGCGTATTGGCCGCGTACGCCTTCGCCAGATACCGTTTCAGAGGACGCGAAACCTTATTTTTCTTCGTCTTGTGCACGATGATGATTCCCCCGCAGGCTATTATGCTGCCGGTATATTTGGTCGTCAACTCGTTTGATTGGGTCAATTCATATAAGGGGGTGATCATACCTCATATCGCAAGCGCGTACGCCATTTTTGTACTCCGCCAATTCTTTATGGCTATTCCACGAGAACTCGAGGAGGCTTCGAGAGTGGACGGCTGTCATTCCGTCCAAACCTTGTATCACATTTATTTAAGGGCCTCGGTGCCTACCTTGTTTGGTGTCGGACTCATTCAATTTGTTAACAACTGGAATGATTATTATTGGCCCTTTCTCATTTTGAACGATGAAATGAAAATGACGCTGACGGTGGCTATCGTCCAATTCCGCAACGACAGCTATATCGAATGGGTGCCGACGATGGCGGCTGCCACTTTGTCTGTGCTGCCTGTTATCGGAATATACGTACTGGCGCAGCGCTACTTTACAGAAAGTTCATTGCAAAGCGGGATTAAATAA
- a CDS encoding methyl-accepting chemotaxis protein, whose translation MIKIPKNKSLKTSLILMLFMLITSLIIVSLFTLYLNASNSIKQTLTVTGIENAERIASAIDPDVYQSFLDHPEVNDSYKQIQIQLNDFREKTGARYVYTLALNDDTIQVMIEGAPSIAEASPIGEEEGISLEIVSPVLLGKTSSTKIVEDPKYGEMMSVFAPIKDDDGQVMGILAIDIDANAVKSVTKEVTSQSFPIIISIFILLNIIILIIVYYFLGRKLNPLTHLTKVSNAVAMGDLVVAKTLIQNNRINSSDEIGQLYKSFTGMTVSLSDMIIKIHEVSSTLYQQSTNLNIISDEVNEGTSQVSITMDEMASGAESQANLASNLSEDINELTDIIMATNKQGHEIKQSTDVVLNNTQMGIQLLNSFIVKMEEIHSIVSQSVIEVQTLESQNSEVETLVTLIRSISEQTNLLALNAAIEAARAGEHGRGFAVVASEVRKLSEQVSDSVNGITSIVSNIHNSSDNMVKVLNVGLELVDEGRVNIHKTEDAFQDISLVISNMYELVNSMATHLVLMSNKEGQFKVSFEEVATISEENAAGIEEVSASAQQISASSDVMKHLVSDLSDASQKLKEMISTYKV comes from the coding sequence GTGATAAAAATCCCAAAGAATAAATCTTTAAAAACATCATTAATTCTAATGCTGTTTATGTTAATCACATCTTTGATCATCGTAAGTTTATTTACTTTGTATTTGAATGCCTCTAACTCGATTAAGCAAACGCTAACCGTGACCGGAATAGAGAACGCTGAAAGAATAGCTTCTGCAATTGATCCCGATGTCTATCAATCTTTTCTTGATCATCCCGAGGTGAATGACTCATACAAGCAGATTCAGATTCAATTAAATGACTTTAGGGAAAAAACAGGAGCTCGTTACGTATATACATTGGCACTGAATGATGACACCATTCAAGTTATGATAGAGGGAGCACCCAGTATTGCAGAAGCCAGTCCCATTGGAGAAGAAGAGGGTATTAGCCTTGAAATTGTGTCCCCAGTACTACTAGGTAAGACTAGCAGTACTAAAATTGTAGAAGATCCGAAATATGGTGAGATGATGTCGGTCTTTGCACCCATTAAAGATGACGATGGGCAGGTTATGGGAATTCTTGCGATTGATATAGACGCTAATGCTGTCAAATCCGTTACGAAGGAAGTTACCTCACAATCTTTTCCAATCATTATAAGTATTTTTATCTTGCTTAATATTATTATTCTCATCATCGTCTATTATTTTCTAGGAAGGAAACTTAATCCCCTTACTCATTTGACAAAAGTATCCAATGCTGTCGCTATGGGTGATCTTGTAGTGGCTAAGACATTAATTCAAAATAATAGAATTAATTCGTCAGATGAGATAGGCCAACTCTACAAGTCATTTACTGGAATGACTGTATCTTTAAGCGATATGATAATAAAGATACATGAAGTATCTTCAACGTTATATCAACAAAGTACAAATTTAAATATCATTTCTGATGAAGTAAATGAGGGAACAAGCCAGGTATCTATAACAATGGATGAAATGGCATCTGGTGCAGAATCACAAGCCAACTTAGCATCTAACCTTTCAGAAGATATCAATGAGCTTACGGATATTATTATGGCTACAAATAAACAAGGCCACGAGATCAAACAGTCTACGGATGTAGTCTTAAATAATACCCAAATGGGAATTCAATTATTGAACTCCTTTATCGTGAAGATGGAAGAAATACATAGCATTGTCTCCCAATCAGTAATCGAAGTGCAAACTTTAGAATCCCAAAATAGCGAAGTGGAAACACTTGTTACATTGATACGTAGTATTTCCGAACAAACCAACTTACTGGCCTTAAATGCCGCAATAGAAGCAGCAAGAGCAGGTGAACACGGAAGAGGGTTTGCCGTTGTTGCGAGTGAAGTCAGAAAACTATCAGAACAAGTGTCTGACTCAGTAAACGGGATAACTAGTATTGTGAGTAATATTCATAACAGTTCGGATAATATGGTAAAAGTCCTTAACGTAGGCTTAGAGTTAGTTGATGAAGGACGAGTTAATATACATAAGACAGAAGATGCGTTCCAAGATATATCGCTGGTTATATCCAATATGTATGAGTTAGTTAACTCCATGGCAACACATTTAGTACTAATGTCCAATAAAGAAGGCCAGTTTAAAGTTTCATTCGAGGAAGTCGCTACTATATCTGAGGAAAATGCTGCGGGGATAGAGGAAGTATCGGCATCGGCACAGCAGATTAGCGCCTCCTCTGATGTAATGAAGCACTTAGTCTCTGATTTATCTGATGCTTCGCAAAAACTAAAAGAGATGATTAGTACGTATAAAGTCTAA
- a CDS encoding MFS transporter: MKRSAAIGWALPLLTGLSMLVTGMMESMKGFLPDFFLNEYQFDAQTSGLIFAFSSAGLLGANVLAGRVTALWGWQRAFSIHQVIFAAGMALLALLSASSAAAWCGLFLMTGYANGIVGMVCNVALPLASPERAGQLLGRLHFMMGCGFMIGPLALELTVSGKSTAQAAVTWPLILFAFAVFGSLLAFAGSRLAWPSVGSKPGRNELAGKTKGEAPPVQRINSGSVLPLACFGLLYFCYVGAEVGLTVWYRPLLLQQYGLEPSLATLLYSVAFAGLTALRLGVSRSVKRWGYSGVLIRCAALAILCLIWGSFVPGVLGAFGYAVFLIAIAMIFPTMTALAVHYWGELAASRMGLFFACGFAGGACSTWLIGALQQYASFSHAIMVVTGLFLVFTMALFGVLRIQSIDRRVA; the protein is encoded by the coding sequence GTGAAGCGTTCAGCTGCGATTGGTTGGGCGCTGCCTCTTCTAACAGGCTTGTCGATGCTGGTTACTGGAATGATGGAGTCCATGAAAGGTTTTTTGCCGGACTTCTTTCTGAACGAATACCAGTTTGACGCGCAAACAAGCGGGCTAATCTTTGCGTTTAGCTCCGCTGGATTGCTGGGGGCCAATGTGCTTGCCGGCCGTGTAACGGCATTGTGGGGATGGCAGAGAGCCTTTAGTATACATCAAGTGATCTTTGCAGCAGGCATGGCCCTATTGGCGTTGCTGTCCGCTTCTTCTGCAGCAGCATGGTGCGGACTGTTCCTTATGACGGGTTACGCCAACGGAATCGTCGGTATGGTGTGCAACGTAGCGCTGCCGCTCGCTTCACCGGAGCGAGCGGGACAATTGCTGGGACGGCTACATTTTATGATGGGCTGCGGCTTTATGATTGGACCGCTTGCGCTTGAGTTGACCGTAAGCGGGAAGTCCACTGCGCAGGCTGCTGTGACTTGGCCGCTGATCCTGTTCGCTTTTGCCGTATTCGGCTCGCTGCTCGCCTTTGCCGGGAGTAGGCTTGCCTGGCCAAGCGTGGGGAGCAAGCCCGGGAGGAACGAGCTCGCGGGGAAGACTAAGGGCGAGGCTCCGCCTGTGCAACGGATTAATAGCGGTTCCGTTCTGCCGCTTGCCTGCTTCGGACTTCTGTACTTTTGTTATGTTGGAGCGGAGGTTGGCCTTACGGTGTGGTATCGCCCCTTGCTCCTCCAACAATATGGCTTGGAGCCCTCCCTTGCAACGCTGCTGTACTCGGTCGCGTTTGCCGGCTTAACGGCGCTGCGGCTTGGCGTCAGCCGTAGCGTGAAGCGATGGGGCTACAGCGGCGTTCTCATCCGATGTGCGGCGCTTGCTATCCTGTGCCTGATATGGGGAAGCTTTGTCCCCGGCGTGCTTGGCGCTTTCGGATACGCGGTGTTTTTAATAGCGATTGCGATGATTTTTCCTACCATGACCGCACTGGCTGTTCATTATTGGGGAGAGCTTGCAGCTTCGCGCATGGGCTTGTTTTTTGCTTGCGGCTTCGCGGGAGGAGCTTGCTCCACCTGGCTTATTGGTGCGCTGCAGCAGTACGCCTCGTTCAGCCACGCCATTATGGTGGTAACGGGTTTGTTTCTTGTATTTACAATGGCATTGTTCGGGGTGCTGCGTATTCAATCTATCGATAGGAGAGTGGCCTAA
- a CDS encoding glycerol-3-phosphate responsive antiterminator — MKLHHLFSPFTVIAAVKTELDMARAERMGVRNVFLVRSSLSELKVYSKQAEKSGMRLFVYFDMIRGLSQDKEAVQFLLNEVAVCGIVSNKAHVVKEAKRLGVFGILTMFLLDSYSLELSGKVITDLQPDAINIAPGNLPKSVRELSEQYDVPIIASGLITLPEEVGKLYEAGACAVSTSQSELWSIEWKMLEQEHHAP, encoded by the coding sequence ATGAAATTACATCATCTGTTTAGCCCTTTTACGGTTATTGCGGCGGTCAAGACAGAGCTGGATATGGCGAGAGCCGAGCGCATGGGCGTGCGTAATGTGTTTCTGGTTCGATCATCGTTGAGCGAATTAAAGGTGTACAGCAAGCAAGCGGAAAAAAGCGGCATGCGCTTATTCGTCTATTTCGATATGATCCGCGGATTGTCACAGGATAAGGAAGCCGTTCAATTTCTGCTGAATGAGGTCGCCGTCTGTGGAATTGTGAGCAACAAGGCTCATGTGGTCAAAGAAGCGAAGAGACTCGGCGTATTCGGCATATTAACGATGTTCCTGCTCGATAGCTATTCACTTGAGCTAAGCGGCAAGGTGATTACCGATTTGCAGCCGGACGCCATTAACATCGCTCCAGGCAACTTGCCGAAGAGCGTCCGCGAGCTGTCCGAGCAATACGATGTGCCGATTATCGCGAGCGGACTCATTACGTTGCCTGAGGAAGTCGGGAAGCTATATGAAGCTGGCGCTTGTGCGGTGTCGACCAGCCAATCGGAGCTGTGGTCGATTGAATGGAAGATGCTGGAGCAGGAACACCATGCCCCATAA
- a CDS encoding NAD(P)H-dependent oxidoreductase has product MIFLKLNSSYAFLEEVIRDSQENTTIEEVKVLDLYDVGFNPILVFNKQKRRRDMHSDPDFARYKEQLMWADKIVFVYPIWWGLPPAMLMGYIDQMFSSGFAYKEMGKMLPEGLLKGKSAVCISVMKGPTHYPLLWLNISHKVLMRKALLNFVGIKKVKFFEFGNMESPKGKHKEKMNKINRYFKTVEQ; this is encoded by the coding sequence ATTATCTTTTTAAAACTAAATTCAAGTTATGCATTTTTAGAGGAAGTCATTCGCGATAGCCAGGAGAATACTACAATAGAAGAGGTTAAGGTACTGGATTTATATGACGTAGGCTTTAATCCGATCCTAGTGTTTAATAAACAGAAACGTAGAAGAGATATGCATAGTGACCCGGACTTTGCTAGGTACAAGGAACAGCTGATGTGGGCTGATAAAATTGTCTTTGTATATCCGATTTGGTGGGGACTTCCTCCGGCTATGCTGATGGGATATATAGATCAGATGTTTTCTTCCGGTTTTGCGTACAAGGAAATGGGCAAAATGTTACCAGAGGGACTTCTTAAGGGGAAGTCAGCGGTTTGTATTTCCGTTATGAAAGGCCCAACTCATTATCCGTTATTATGGCTAAATATTTCCCATAAAGTATTAATGCGCAAAGCACTGCTTAATTTTGTGGGGATCAAAAAGGTGAAGTTCTTTGAGTTTGGTAATATGGAGAGTCCAAAGGGGAAACATAAGGAGAAAATGAACAAGATCAATCGCTATTTCAAAACAGTGGAGCAGTAA